One Antarctobacter heliothermus DNA segment encodes these proteins:
- a CDS encoding peptide ABC transporter substrate-binding protein, with product MKLKSLLLGAAAAMALAPAAFAERASDGEVKILYWQAPSILNPFLSGGTKDTEASSLIVEPLARYNETGTLVPWLVDEVPSVANGGVSEDLTQITWKLTPGLLWSDGSPVTSADVKFTYEYCTHPEGGCAQLTKFEGVTSVETPDDLTIVVTFDVPTPNPYGPFVGNESPILQKAQFESCTGAAASTCTEQNFNPIGTGPFVVTEFKTNDVITMVANTNYRDPAKPAFASLTLKGGGTAAAAGTAVMETGEFDYAWNLQLAPDVIAKMEEGGKGVPVAGFGPLLERIMLNNTNPDPALGPDERSVIRPHPFLSDPAVYKAMSMAIDRPLLVEVGYGQAGRVSCSWVPAPAAFAVDIEGCDVQDIDGANKMLDDAGIVDTDGDGIREKDGVPLSIVYQSSVNAVRQDFQALIKDWWEQIGMEVELRAIDSSVFFGGDAGSPDTFQKFYADVEMYANTFNGTDPQAYLGNGLCDKAPRPATQWQGENISRFCDEEYDALHKELSETADMAERSRIGKELSRMAFERGSMIPLVHRGRLSAHSNSLGGVKLNVWDSELWNVADWYRMD from the coding sequence ATGAAACTCAAGTCTCTATTGCTTGGGGCCGCTGCTGCAATGGCGCTGGCCCCCGCCGCCTTTGCCGAGCGCGCCTCGGACGGCGAGGTCAAGATCCTGTATTGGCAAGCTCCGTCGATTCTGAACCCGTTCCTGTCCGGCGGCACAAAAGACACCGAAGCCTCTTCTTTGATTGTCGAACCGCTGGCCCGCTACAATGAAACCGGCACGCTGGTTCCCTGGCTGGTCGACGAGGTTCCCTCCGTCGCAAATGGCGGCGTAAGCGAGGATCTGACACAGATCACATGGAAGCTCACACCAGGGCTGCTGTGGTCTGATGGTTCTCCCGTTACTTCGGCAGATGTGAAATTCACTTACGAATACTGCACCCACCCCGAAGGCGGCTGTGCGCAACTGACCAAATTCGAAGGCGTGACATCGGTCGAGACACCGGATGACCTGACCATCGTGGTCACATTCGACGTGCCGACCCCGAACCCCTATGGTCCCTTTGTCGGCAACGAAAGCCCGATCCTGCAAAAGGCCCAGTTTGAGAGCTGTACCGGCGCGGCGGCCTCGACCTGCACCGAACAAAACTTCAACCCCATTGGCACCGGCCCGTTTGTTGTCACCGAGTTCAAGACGAACGACGTGATCACCATGGTCGCCAACACCAACTACCGCGATCCGGCAAAACCCGCCTTTGCCAGCCTCACCCTGAAGGGCGGCGGCACGGCTGCGGCGGCTGGTACGGCCGTGATGGAAACCGGCGAATTCGACTACGCTTGGAACCTGCAACTGGCCCCCGACGTCATCGCCAAGATGGAAGAAGGCGGCAAGGGTGTGCCGGTCGCAGGCTTTGGCCCGCTGTTGGAACGCATCATGCTGAACAACACCAATCCCGATCCGGCGCTTGGCCCGGACGAGCGGTCGGTGATCCGTCCGCATCCGTTCCTGTCGGACCCCGCCGTCTACAAGGCGATGTCGATGGCCATCGACCGTCCGCTGCTGGTTGAGGTTGGCTATGGCCAGGCCGGCCGCGTGTCCTGTTCCTGGGTACCCGCGCCTGCGGCCTTTGCCGTCGACATCGAAGGCTGCGACGTGCAGGACATCGATGGTGCCAACAAGATGTTGGATGACGCCGGAATCGTCGACACTGACGGTGACGGTATCCGCGAAAAAGATGGCGTTCCGCTGTCCATCGTCTACCAGTCGTCTGTTAACGCCGTCCGTCAGGACTTTCAGGCGCTGATCAAGGATTGGTGGGAGCAGATCGGCATGGAAGTCGAACTGCGCGCAATCGACTCTTCGGTCTTCTTCGGTGGCGATGCGGGCAGCCCAGACACTTTCCAAAAGTTCTATGCCGACGTCGAAATGTACGCCAACACCTTCAACGGCACCGACCCGCAGGCCTATCTGGGCAACGGTCTTTGCGACAAGGCACCGCGTCCCGCAACCCAGTGGCAGGGTGAGAACATCAGCCGCTTCTGCGACGAAGAGTATGACGCCCTGCACAAGGAACTGTCCGAAACCGCCGACATGGCAGAGCGTTCGCGCATCGGTAAGGAACTGTCGCGCATGGCGTTCGAGCGTGGGTCGATGATCCCGCTGGTGCACCGTGGCCGTCTTTCGGCGCACTCCAACAGCCTGGGCGGCGTCAAGCTGAACGTCTGGGACTCTGAACTGTGGAACGTCGCCGACTGGTATCGGATGGACTGA